One Arachis hypogaea cultivar Tifrunner chromosome 18, arahy.Tifrunner.gnm2.J5K5, whole genome shotgun sequence genomic window, TACAGGTAGTATCATCACTCCTAACTCCTAAAAAAATTTGAACGTAGCCTAATCATGTAACAAACTCATTTGGTACTGGATCATACAGGATCAATTGATTGGTAGGCCACCTAAGTTGCAAGTGataaaaagaaaagcaaggtTAACGTCCTCCCCTAAGCATATTGCAACTGGATCTGTGGCTGTTTCTGCTGAGACCATTAAGGGGACAAGTTCTGGAACTGCTAAGCGGCTGGAAAAATTCATGACCTTTGTGCCTACTCCAGGCTTCAAGGCTCCAAGGAAGACTGATGACAAAGTTTGATTTGTTAGGAATGTGTAGTTGTTGATTCATTTTGTGTATGACACAACATTCTGTTTGTTGCTTTTGTGTGTGGTAATTTAGTCTATGGACAATGTATCTGTCAGTTAAGAACCTTATGACTTTGTTCTGCTATTTCTCTATTAAGACAATGTGACAATTAGCCGTCAATGACAAGTTACTATTAAGATTACTTACTGTCTTCATTTTGTTTATGCCTCAACATAATTCATGCAAACACAGAATTAATtgccaaattttataaaattatctacATTTGATAGGGAATTGCTTCCAACTTCAAATAACTACTCCCATTCAAATCAACAATTTCAATACATCATTACATGTTCATAGAGGATAACTGGGTTCATTTAGAAGTACATAAGAAACAACAAAGTATCACAACTACTACAAACAGCAAAATCATTAGCAGTTTCAAAGCTCTAACTTCAGCTTCTAAAGTGCCCAGCTTCCATGCCACCTTCACCCTCCATTCATCATACTCACCTTCAACCTCCATATCAGCTTCTGCATCTTTCTTTGTACCACACACACCCACTGCTTCaaattcatcatcatcaacccACTTAAAATAATTGCAGTGACTGCCCTTCTACAATTTCAGATGGgagtaaacaaaaaaatcagaGAACACCCAACAGCATATAACAACATGAAAAAGCTTTAACTTCGTTTACCATCACTCACCCGGTACCTTGGACATGCATGGAATAATCTATTCGGATTCTCCGCTGTTCCAGATTTCTTAATCACAGTCTTCAGCCCACAGAAACATGATCTATCATGAGCATTCACCCTCCTCTTTCGCATCAAAACACTGGATCCATGACTGTCCTGCGATGCATTTGACAAACCGCCACCACAACCACCATCTCCTCTCTCCATCCACGCAGCCAGCCAGAGATTACGCCTCCTACTTACTTCTACTGCCACCGAAAGTGATCACCTCGATGTATTTATCGTTCGATTTGGGACTAGGGTTTATAAACTCGAAGGACTAATTTGATGTCTTATACAAAACTTATCTTGTCAGCAACAACATGCTACAACCACGTAAGCGGCCGTTTGCCATCTCATCAACCGAGAAGACGGAAGGACGAACGTGATCAACACAGGTATCTTTCGAGGacgtttttgattaattttgactTTCGAAAACGAAAATGGAGATCGATAAAACTTTCGGAGACGAAATTGACTATTAACTCGATAAATTACACTCACAACGGagatttaatttatcaaaattatactGATTACTCCTCTATTTGACCAATATATACTCAAATTTCTCTTATTCTGTCATTAAATTGAAAGGGGATTAAAAAGAAGTTATACAAAGTCAGTTTTAATCTTACAATTTGATCTCTATGTATAGATAACTCATAGATATAGAATAATGATCATAaagctctttttcttttaattaacatTGTTATAAATGGCATTTTGTCATTTTAGTTAAATCAaacgaaataagaaaaaaaaacattaatataCAGATGATaaaacatatatatgtatatacaatAATTTGTAAGTTAAATTAACACCAAGATGTCTAAGTGTATTGTGTTAGACAAATGTAATGCAGGGTAAACGAAAAATACACCAACTTACTTAGACCATCCCAAGTACCACAGACCAAATTTCCAAAAAGAGGTACCTTagacaatagaaaataaaatataaaacaagacagagcaaaattaaatgaaaatgcataaaaaaaaCCATGAtaataaaagtaaacaaaaaaacaaaaacaaacataAAAGACCGTAAAAGAACCAAAAGAACcaaaagagtaaaacaaaaagTGAAAGACAAAGCCcgtacaaaaaacaaaaaaccagaATAAAGAAAccgtaaaagaaaataaaaaaataaaaaaaaggacctTCTAAAGTACCTTGGAATCTGGATCCGCCACAGCTTATTATGCTGCATTCGATTATTATCATGAGTGTCTTGATCTTCGAGTGCCACTCTAATTGTCCCATAAGAGGTCTTCTTAGTACTAGCTCCAGGAATCATGAGCCCCTTTCTCCAACCAAACAATGATCTTCGCATTCTTGATCTGAACATGTCACATAATGCCAATTCTAACCTTCCCCATTCTGACATGACTTCATTTTCCATATTTTCATGTGCTCTGAGATACGTTGCTTCTAGCAAATATTCATCAGAAACTGCTAGTAGTTCATTAGTATAAGTAATAGATGCCTTCAATTTACCATATGATTTATTACAGTCCATAGCATCTTTCTCTATCTTGCTCAATAATTCTTCCAACACAGGATCATCACCGTATTCTTCCTTCTGCGATGATTCTCCCCATATGGATGGAATCTCGCATTTCAATAGAAGAATGGGAATCATCCTTCTATTGTGTGCTTTGGCGCGTTCTTCAATTCTCCATGATTCTTGGAATGCCCTCCTCATCACTGCTTTGAATGTTGGATCATCTGCATGTTTTAAATCTATTCTTCCCCAATAACGACGAGTTGGAGGTCCAAAAATATGGTATTCCTCTAAAGCAATCATCATACCAATATTCAACATGTCGCAGTCTTTCTCCATCATAAATTGTGCACGTGCCTTAAAAAACTCTTCTGCGAATTCTTGTACAGCTTGTATTTGACCAGGGTTTGAATCAGCAATATCTTTTGGCACATTCTCCTTCATCAACTCTATTAACCGCAACACGTCCCAATTAGATTCTTCTGATTCTTTCTTCAAACTTGCCCCATAGTTAGAAGACGAAGAAGCTTCGTTAGCCTTGGCCATCTTGTACGACCTCACCAATGCCTTTGTAAAGCTCATTCTATCTTCTTCTAGATCAACAAGAGACAAATGCTCATTGTCAAATGTTTCTGTTGGATTCAAATTATCTATCACTTGTCCAATTCTTTGCCGAGTTTGTTGCGGACTTCTTTCTAGAACTAACTCGCTTGACAATTTGTGGTTGGGAAGATGCTTGAAATAAATATCATCCATGTTTGTCTCTCCCTTGTAAACATAAACTCCCCAATGATTCAGAGTTAAGGTTGATTCACATACAACATGAATGGCTTTCCAATCATCTCCAATATATGAATCAAGATCATGCCACTCTTTGTCACTGAACAAAGTTCGAAGATCAAAAAGTAACACATGATCTTCCCCAACATTGAAATATTTGGACTTCTCCGGAAATATTTGTTGGCCTTCTATAAACAAGTTGAGACCAACAGTGTAGGATTTGGATGAAGCAATTTGAGGCCAGAAGTCTAGAGCCTTCATCAATGTCTCATCAATATCACTGCCAGTGGCTCTCCCAAACATGAATGCTAAAGCAACAACAGGAAACTTTCGCCGAGCCCAAAACAGAGGAATATCTTTGCTGCAATTGTAGTCAAGCCAATTGGGAATCTCCTTTTTTGGCATCACAACTTCAATTCTTTTAGTCTCTTGTAAAATCTGCCAATCAGATAAAATTAATTGTAAAATGAATTCCAGCTatcaaaagggaaaagaaaaagaattctaTTGACTCCTCTAGTCATCAAATCTTCCATATATGCACGTATGATACCTTGGACAATGGCATGGTTGAGGACTGTGGAGTTAAGGATAGGCAATATCTTGCATCTACTTTTTGAATGCTTGATGGAAGTTCTGGAATTATCATAAGATTATTACAATAACTCACGTCAAGAATTTTCAAGTGCAAAAATCCTTCAATGCATTTTGGGAGGGATGAAAAACAATTATTTGATACATTGATGCCTTCCAACTTCTGATgaatatgaagaattggatgaagatcttCATCTGAAAGATTAGCACCACTGAAACTCAGTCTCCTTATATTTGGACTGCTGTGTCCTTTGAACCTTTTAAATGATCTTCCAAGCAGAGAACATCCATCTATTGTCAATGTGAAAAGTTTTGGCAACATCAAGAAGCTACCTGGTAGGTACTGGAGTCTTTTGGATTTAGAGATGTCTATATGCTCGAGCCCTGTAAGATTACCAATGGAATTTGGGAACTCCTCGATTGCAGAATTTACCAAGTTAATCTTTAATGGTTTGTCCATCTCTTGCATGATTTCTGGGAAGCTTTGGAGGCttttacaaaagtaaaatgaaagcACTTCGAGAGACGGCAAATACATTTCTGGTACAAAATGTTTGAGCTTACTGCATTCCGAAGCACTCAAATACACAAGGTTTGGCATAAATCCAATGGATTCATCAAATCCTACCAGTTTATTGCATTTGTCAAGTGTGAGGACTCTCAGGCTTTTAGCTCCAGACATATCCGGGACGTGTGTAACGGATTGACATTGGGAGAGGTTGATAAATGTCAAATCCTCAAATACCTGCAAAACGGAGATGCATAAATTGTTCATCACCATGTTCAATTAATGTATTATTAAGTTTTATAAATACAATTTGAAgccattaaaaattaatataagatATTGTGAAAGTTTATTTACTTAGTGTACCCTTAAATGACTAATTCAGAAATAGAGGGAAGGAGAGAAGTGTGCACCTGAAATAGCCTTTCCAATTTAAGAGCACTGTGAGGTAGCTTGAGATCAACAATTCTGTGGGGATGAAAATCTAGTGGGAATGACTCTGATGGATACCCTTTCCACTCTAGTAGTCGTAAACTATTTGGAAGATGACTTGGTGCTGTTGAAAATACTGTATTCCGAACAATTAGAATTCTGAGTTTCTCCATCTTGTCAAAGGCAGTATTAATCCAATAATTTACTTCTTCAAGTGTAGAAGGGTGAAGCATTATTCCTTCAATTGAGCTACTTCCCTATAACACACAAGCAAAGGATCAAGACTTAGTACTAGATTGCCACAGTTAAAACATAACAAATTAAGTCTTTTAAAGTAAActtatttctctaaaaaaatacAGTAGTGATGAAACTTCTTACTGTGTCATCTTTGAGTACTTGAAGAATGTCTTTATGAGACCATAATCTGCTGCGTTCACCCGGGTTTGTTGGCGACTCATTCATTACAATCTCTTTGCCCATGTCTTGTACTAGATCATGCATATCCAAGCAACCACTCTGATTTACAGTGATTAAACATTTACTAATGAACACTCGAACAATTGGATAGAAGTCACAAGCTTTCAGTACCCTTTTAACATAATCCCATTTCTCTCCTTTGAAGAAACAAGCAATGTCCAAGAAAGTTTTCTGATCAAGTTCATACAAGCTATTGTAGCTTATTTCAAGTACTCCTTGAATACTTGGATCAATTCTATACTTGTGCAGTTCCTCTTCCCAGCTATCCACACTTGTAAAACCCCCTAAGTGGGAGCCTATTACTTCTAAAGCCAGCGGAAAGCCCTTTGCATAACTTATTGCATTCCTTGAAACATTTTTAAAGTTCTCTGCAGGCTCCTTCCTGTTGAAAGCATGCCAAGAAAAGAGTTCCAAGGAATCATCATCATTTAGCTCCTCCATCTTGTATTTCTTGGTGACAACATCACCCATCACATGCTTGTCTACCACATCAGTATCCCTTGTTGTTATAATGATTCTGCTGCCTGAACCAAACCAATCATGCCCTCCAGCCAGTGATTCCAATTGTGTTATTGAATTAACATCATCAAGAACTAGAAGTACTCTTTTGTGGCGAAGCCTCCGTTTGATTTCATATCCTCCCTTAAATTCACTGCCAAGGTCAGTTATTGTCTCCTCACCCATGTCATATAAAACTGTCTTTTGCAGACTTTCCAAGCTTCCGCGACTTTCAGATTTTTCTCTGACATTACCGAGAAAACATGAAGCTTCAAACTGCCGCTTGATCTTGTCGAATAGACATCTGGCCAATGTGGTTTTGCCTATTCCACCAGGTCCATAAATTCCCAACATGCAAATATTTTCATTAGACTCAATATTTAGTACTGATTTTACTTGTTCACAGCAAGTATCGAGTCCAACTACATGCTGGGTTGGTTCAGGCAACGGTAATCTGTCAGCGGTGTCTCTAACAATATTCTTGATAAACTCCGGTTCATACCTGCACAAACATGATGTTTTTCTTACTTTAATTACGAATGTTATATGAACCAACTTTATATATAGCATacacttttctattaaaaaattaacatcagTTTCTTCATGTTCAGGGAGGGTTCCATCAAAGAATTGCAGTTTATTCTTTGACCTAAGGGCCTCATTGTTTTGGCCCAACAATGATAATTGGAAGGGTTCGAAGTTACATTTACTATCGAAACTTCAGGATTCTCACCTGGATGCAGGTAATGGGATTATTTGCGTCTAAATTCACAGTAAGATTGCCTGCAGAAGATTGATTCATCCTATTCTGTAAGTTCAGAAAATTCGAGAGCTGGTTCAAAAGTTTCGCAAGATTCTCGATGTCAATTGGAGTAAAGATGTTCTCTATGTGATCCTGGATCCTACAATTGTTCCTCATTCGCCATAGTTGGGCTGAACTGGGAACCTTCAGCAACAATCTATTCTTTCTACTTAGCCCACTCAGATTCTCATTACTGATACAATTTCCACTCTCATCGCACCATGTGAAAACCTCGGGCTTTGAGGAGGTTGCAAAGAAGATGCAGACAGAGATTGTATGAGACGAGAGACAGAAAAATAGCTCATGTGATTGAAGATTACTTGCTGAAGAATAAAGGAGAATCTCAAACTGATACTCATTACAGATTACAATAGTTATACATGAGCTGAAAATTACTCTTAACCCTGATTAACTCTAACTACTTCCTAACTCATCATTAACAACTTTCTAACTATATTAAGTTAACGGTTATCCAACTAAACTACTCTAACATGTGTCTTCAACTCTTAATTATAGAACTACTTTTATAACAAGATAACTCATACATCTTTATAACTAATGAAAAAGTTCTGAGTAAGAAATTCATCTACAGTAAAATTAAAAGTACAAAAATGttaattttcatatatatacTGTTTTATAGAACTATTTTACACTAAATATATCCAATCATATACTAATGTAcagaaaaaaatagttaaataataaaaatactattattaTCTATATGCAACAACCTCAAGTTAGATGTCAGTATAAAAGAATTGACAACACATTTAAACTAGAATCCAATCTACTTACTTGAAACATATATGATtctgttgaaaaattaaaattaggtagAACAAGTATATCAACAGTGCGTGGTtctgtaaaagaaaacaaaagaaggcAAGAAATGAATGTAATCGACTTACGTGATCTCCGTGCAATGCAGCCATTTTATTAGCTTTAGCGTGTCTACTTTGGACAAAGCTAATCGCCATGCTTTGACCTTCTCAGAGTCTTTTCCATATCTATCCTCATGTTTAGCCATGGCTGTTTCATAGGAACCCTTCTGTTCCCACACATCTGAAGGTTTCATTCTGTAAATAATTGGCAGAACCTGCTTCCCTTGCTTTTCGTGACAGTCAACGATCTTGACCAACTCATCAAGGCACCACGTCGAAGATGCGTAGTTCTCGCACAGCACCACTATTGCCATTTTGCAATTCTCGATTGCGTTCATAAGAACAGGTCTCAGTTCATCCCCTACCCTCAGATTCTCGTTATCTCTGAACGTGTCGATTCCATTTCGCCGCAAAGCATGATAGAGATGATCCGTGAATCGGTAGCGTGTTCCTCCTCTAAAACTCAGAAATACATCATCATTTGCCATCACAAATTCACAGTAGTTTGGTACTGAGTTTGAGGAAGAAAATGTTATTAGGTTTTGCAATTGCAAATGTTTGCTTATTATTATTTGGTATTGGAATGTATCTGAGGCAATGAGCCAAATCAAAGGAGCTAAATTGGATTCACACcaacaaattatttaaaatgttGACTTAACTGGGAAAGTAacgaacttttttttttaaaatattggatTTGTAGTCTCACCAAGATGAGA contains:
- the LOC112769414 gene encoding disease resistance-like protein DSC1 isoform X2; amino-acid sequence: MLGIYGPGGIGKTTLARCLFDKIKRQFEASCFLGNVREKSESRGSLESLQKTVLYDMGEETITDLGSEFKGGYEIKRRLRHKRVLLVLDDVNSITQLESLAGGHDWFGSGSRIIITTRDTDVVDKHVMGDVVTKKYKMEELNDDDSLELFSWHAFNRKEPAENFKNVSRNAISYAKGFPLALEVIGSHLGGFTSVDSWEEELHKYRIDPSIQGVLEISYNSLYELDQKTFLDIACFFKGEKWDYVKRVLKACDFYPIVRVFISKCLITVNQSGCLDMHDLVQDMGKEIVMNESPTNPGERSRLWSHKDILQVLKDDTGSSSIEGIMLHPSTLEEVNYWINTAFDKMEKLRILIVRNTVFSTAPSHLPNSLRLLEWKGYPSESFPLDFHPHRIVDLKLPHSALKLERLFQVFEDLTFINLSQCQSVTHVPDMSGAKSLRVLTLDKCNKLVGFDESIGFMPNLVYLSASECSKLKHFVPEMYLPSLEVLSFYFCKSLQSFPEIMQEMDKPLKINLVNSAIEEFPNSIGNLTGLEHIDISKSKRLQYLPGSFLMLPKLFTLTIDGCSLLGRSFKRFKGHSSPNIRRLSFSGANLSDEDLHPILHIHQKLEGINVSNNCFSSLPKCIEGFLHLKILDVSYCNNLMIIPELPSSIQKVDARYCLSLTPQSSTMPLSKILQETKRIEVVMPKKEIPNWLDYNCSKDIPLFWARRKFPVVALAFMFGRATGSDIDETLMKALDFWPQIASSKSYTVGLNLFIEGQQIFPEKSKYFNVGEDHVLLFDLRTLFSDKEWHDLDSYIGDDWKAIHVVCESTLTLNHWGVYVYKGETNMDDIYFKHLPNHKLSSELVLERSPQQTRQRIGQVIDNLNPTETFDNEHLSLVDLEEDRMSFTKALVRSYKMAKANEASSSSNYGASLKKESEESNWDVLRLIELMKENVPKDIADSNPGQIQAVQEFAEEFFKARAQFMMEKDCDMLNIGMMIALEEYHIFGPPTRRYWGRIDLKHADDPTFKAVMRRAFQESWRIEERAKAHNRRMIPILLLKCEIPSIWGESSQKEEYGDDPVLEELLSKIEKDAMDCNKSYGKLKASITYTNELLAVSDEYLLEATYLRAHENMENEVMSEWGRLELALCDMFRSRMRRSLFGWRKGLMIPGASTKKTSYGTIRVALEDQDTHDNNRMQHNKLWRIQIPRYFRRSFFLFFYFLLRFLYSGFLFFVRALSFTFCFTLLVLLVLLRSFMFVFVFLFTFIIMVFFMHFHLILLCLVLYFIFYCLRYLFLEIWSVVLGMV
- the LOC112769414 gene encoding TMV resistance protein N isoform X1 is translated as MANDDVFLSFRGGTRYRFTDHLYHALRRNGIDTFRDNENLRVGDELRPVLMNAIENCKMAIVVLCENYASSTWCLDELVKIVDCHEKQGKQVLPIIYRMKPSDVWEQKGSYETAMAKHEDRYGKDSEKVKAWRLALSKVDTLKLIKWLHCTEITYEPEFIKNIVRDTADRLPLPEPTQHVVGLDTCCEQVKSVLNIESNENICMLGIYGPGGIGKTTLARCLFDKIKRQFEASCFLGNVREKSESRGSLESLQKTVLYDMGEETITDLGSEFKGGYEIKRRLRHKRVLLVLDDVNSITQLESLAGGHDWFGSGSRIIITTRDTDVVDKHVMGDVVTKKYKMEELNDDDSLELFSWHAFNRKEPAENFKNVSRNAISYAKGFPLALEVIGSHLGGFTSVDSWEEELHKYRIDPSIQGVLEISYNSLYELDQKTFLDIACFFKGEKWDYVKRVLKACDFYPIVRVFISKCLITVNQSGCLDMHDLVQDMGKEIVMNESPTNPGERSRLWSHKDILQVLKDDTGSSSIEGIMLHPSTLEEVNYWINTAFDKMEKLRILIVRNTVFSTAPSHLPNSLRLLEWKGYPSESFPLDFHPHRIVDLKLPHSALKLERLFQVFEDLTFINLSQCQSVTHVPDMSGAKSLRVLTLDKCNKLVGFDESIGFMPNLVYLSASECSKLKHFVPEMYLPSLEVLSFYFCKSLQSFPEIMQEMDKPLKINLVNSAIEEFPNSIGNLTGLEHIDISKSKRLQYLPGSFLMLPKLFTLTIDGCSLLGRSFKRFKGHSSPNIRRLSFSGANLSDEDLHPILHIHQKLEGINVSNNCFSSLPKCIEGFLHLKILDVSYCNNLMIIPELPSSIQKVDARYCLSLTPQSSTMPLSKILQETKRIEVVMPKKEIPNWLDYNCSKDIPLFWARRKFPVVALAFMFGRATGSDIDETLMKALDFWPQIASSKSYTVGLNLFIEGQQIFPEKSKYFNVGEDHVLLFDLRTLFSDKEWHDLDSYIGDDWKAIHVVCESTLTLNHWGVYVYKGETNMDDIYFKHLPNHKLSSELVLERSPQQTRQRIGQVIDNLNPTETFDNEHLSLVDLEEDRMSFTKALVRSYKMAKANEASSSSNYGASLKKESEESNWDVLRLIELMKENVPKDIADSNPGQIQAVQEFAEEFFKARAQFMMEKDCDMLNIGMMIALEEYHIFGPPTRRYWGRIDLKHADDPTFKAVMRRAFQESWRIEERAKAHNRRMIPILLLKCEIPSIWGESSQKEEYGDDPVLEELLSKIEKDAMDCNKSYGKLKASITYTNELLAVSDEYLLEATYLRAHENMENEVMSEWGRLELALCDMFRSRMRRSLFGWRKGLMIPGASTKKTSYGTIRVALEDQDTHDNNRMQHNKLWRIQIPRYFRRSFFLFFYFLLRFLYSGFLFFVRALSFTFCFTLLVLLVLLRSFMFVFVFLFTFIIMVFFMHFHLILLCLVLYFIFYCLRYLFLEIWSVVLGMV